A region from the Deltaproteobacteria bacterium genome encodes:
- a CDS encoding TerC family protein codes for MDAVATDLFTLQNLIALISLAALEIVLGIDNIVFIAIITSRLHRSQQAKMRRIGLVLAMLQRILLLFAIGWVVRLTDPLFTILDRGVSGRDLILIGGGLFLIAKATFEIHGTIEGGHEHGTDGSQSPPASAASILVQITLLDVVFSLDSVITAVGMVNNLTIMVAAVVASVAVMVLFANPVSEFIVKHPTIKMLALSFLLLIGVVLTADGTGHHVEKGYIYFAMGFSILVEAFNFRLRSKAKASAG; via the coding sequence TTGGACGCTGTTGCTACTGATCTTTTTACCCTGCAGAATCTGATCGCGCTGATATCACTAGCCGCCCTAGAAATAGTGCTCGGTATCGACAACATCGTCTTCATCGCCATCATCACCAGTCGACTGCACAGGTCACAGCAAGCAAAGATGCGGCGCATCGGCCTGGTCCTTGCCATGTTGCAGCGCATATTGCTGCTTTTCGCCATCGGTTGGGTTGTTAGGTTGACGGACCCCCTCTTTACCATTCTGGACCGCGGCGTATCGGGACGCGACCTCATTCTCATTGGCGGTGGTCTCTTCCTTATCGCTAAAGCTACTTTTGAGATTCACGGCACGATCGAAGGTGGCCACGAGCACGGTACGGATGGCTCTCAATCTCCACCAGCCAGTGCCGCATCAATACTCGTCCAAATAACACTACTGGACGTGGTCTTCTCGCTAGACTCAGTGATCACCGCAGTGGGTATGGTAAACAACTTAACAATTATGGTGGCGGCCGTTGTGGCCTCCGTCGCTGTGATGGTGCTTTTTGCCAATCCCGTCAGCGAATTCATCGTCAAGCATCCCACCATAAAGATGCTGGCATTGTCCTTTTTACTACTCATCGGCGTGGTGCTGACGGCTGACGGCACCGGTCACCACGTGGAAAAGGGCTACATCTACTTTGCCATGGGCTTTTCCATTCTGGTCGAGGCCTTTAATTTTAGACTGCGATCCAAAGCTAAGGCTTCAGCCGGGTAA
- a CDS encoding DUF2202 domain-containing protein has translation MFRLFLCRGILATFAATATTVCLAATDSKAILDEAYQDELKAYIRYEAVVEQFGAIRPFVNLVEAERRHLDHLADLYIARGFTPAAVIEPAPVMYLSVASACQVSLDAERENVALLDRLIAETTEPDIKATLEWIREASAGRHIPALERCSGLPG, from the coding sequence ATGTTTAGATTATTTCTCTGCCGTGGAATACTGGCCACCTTCGCGGCAACTGCAACCACTGTCTGCCTTGCTGCCACAGATTCAAAAGCTATTCTAGACGAGGCGTACCAAGATGAGCTCAAGGCGTATATCCGCTACGAGGCAGTCGTCGAGCAATTTGGCGCTATCAGACCGTTTGTAAATCTGGTCGAGGCTGAGAGACGGCATCTGGATCACCTCGCTGATCTCTACATTGCGCGAGGATTCACACCTGCAGCCGTAATCGAGCCCGCACCCGTCATGTATCTGAGCGTCGCGTCTGCGTGTCAGGTGAGTCTCGATGCCGAGAGGGAAAACGTTGCCCTACTTGACCGTCTCATTGCTGAGACGACGGAGCCTGATATCAAGGCCACCTTAGAGTGGATCCGTGAGGCTTCTGCTGGGCGCCATATACCGGCGCTTGAGCGTTGCAGCGGTTTACCCGGCTGA
- a CDS encoding lytic polysaccharide monooxygenase, whose amino-acid sequence MLRLPLVTALTAISFASPALGHARIKPNSSLNPRTTSSGEKTGPCGATTPTTDPTKRTTLAPGQKLVVMWEETINHPGSYRIAFSKDGINGFDNNVLLNNIPDTKDTPVNYSDPTTYHQFSATVTVPQDICETCSIQLIQVMTDQGGKPYFSCADIRISNTPPKSGDVTGTPAPSPMPSPSTPQSAPTAPTNLKVKVSPKT is encoded by the coding sequence ATGCTGAGACTGCCCCTCGTTACCGCCTTAACCGCAATTTCCTTCGCCTCCCCAGCGTTGGGGCACGCGCGTATCAAACCGAACTCGAGCTTGAATCCACGCACGACTAGCTCCGGTGAGAAGACCGGTCCCTGCGGTGCCACCACACCAACGACTGACCCCACGAAACGCACAACCCTAGCGCCAGGGCAAAAACTGGTCGTCATGTGGGAGGAGACCATTAACCACCCAGGGAGCTACCGCATTGCTTTTTCCAAGGATGGCATCAACGGGTTTGACAACAACGTACTCCTGAACAACATTCCGGACACTAAAGACACCCCAGTCAATTATTCCGATCCAACGACCTATCATCAGTTCTCTGCAACCGTAACCGTACCCCAGGACATTTGCGAAACGTGCTCCATTCAACTCATTCAGGTGATGACGGATCAGGGCGGTAAACCGTACTTTTCCTGCGCCGACATAAGAATAAGTAACACGCCTCCCAAATCGGGCGACGTAACGGGCACTCCAGCACCAAGCCCCATGCCGTCACCGTCCACGCCCCAGTCCGCCCCAACGGCTCCGACGAATTTAAAAGTTAAGGTAAGTCCCAAAACCTAG